A window of Nitrospirota bacterium genomic DNA:
CCTCTGCTATGAGCTGCAGGATTTCCCTCTGACGCGGCGTAAGTGTTTCAAAATGTTTTTCATCTTTTCCTGTTTTTTTCCATGCAGTTTCGATTCTCTCAGGATAATGCTGCGCGAAGTGGTCTGCCACTGTGGTACAAAGATAGATCTTTCCCTTGCAGACAGTCTGTATTGCTCCTTCTAGCTCAGAGATTTTGGCATCCTTCAGAATATATCCCAGGGCACCTGACCTGAGGGCCTGAAGTACATATTCATCATCAGCATGCATGGAAAGGATGATAATGCGTGTGCCAGGACATTCCTTCACTGCACGGGCAGTCACCTCAAGCCCGTTTATGCCCGGCATGGATATATCGACAAACGCGATATCCGGCAGCAGTTCACGGATAAGCCGCAGGGCCTCATGGCCGTCAGCAGCTTCTGCAATGACTTCAACTCCTTCGATCTTCTGAATGAGGGCCCGGAAGCCGGCCCGTACAAGCGCATGATCGTCGGCAAGAAGAATGCGCATCTTTTGCTTACACCGGCGGAAGCGGGAAGTATGCGGAGACCGTTGTCCCCCTTCCCGGCTCCGATTCTATGGACAATCTGCCTCCGGCCAAAACAGCACGTTCGTGCATACCCAAAAGGCCGAAGCTCTGCCCTTTCACCGACCGGTCAAAGGAGGGTTGCAGGTCAAACCCGAGTCCGTTATCCTGCACCGACAGTTCGACCGCATCATCACTGCGCCTCAGACGTATGGTAATCTTTTTTGGCTGAGCATACCTTACCGCATTGCTCAGCGCTTCCTGGGCTATGCGGAAGCAGGCTGTTTCCAGTTCAGCAGGAAGGCGGTCAGTATGAGCATCTGAAACCAGCTCTGAAGAGATGCCGGCAGGCCGGGCTGTCCGATCAAGCAGCCATCCCAGGGCAGCAGCAAGTCCCAGGTCATCCAGAAGCGACGGCCTGAGATTAAGGGAGAGATTTCTCACTCTCTGTATGGCGTGGTCTACACTGACGATGCTCTGCTGCAGCATCCGGGCAGACTCTCTTTCATCAGGCGACAGTTCAAGAGACTGAAGGCTGAGCTTAACGGCAGTAAGGGCCTGGCCGATATCATCATGCAGCTCGCGAGCAATATGCCTGCGC
This region includes:
- a CDS encoding response regulator transcription factor, producing the protein MRILLADDHALVRAGFRALIQKIEGVEVIAEAADGHEALRLIRELLPDIAFVDISMPGINGLEVTARAVKECPGTRIIILSMHADDEYVLQALRSGALGYILKDAKISELEGAIQTVCKGKIYLCTTVADHFAQHYPERIETAWKKTGKDEKHFETLTPRQREILQLIAEGHTTKEIAAKLNLSIKTIETYRSQIMDRLNIRDLASLVRYAIRSGIVQPE
- a CDS encoding response regulator; the encoded protein is MNILIVDDHEESRTYLRHLLQSHDCVVTEAADGREGIERALADSFDMIISDSLMPTMDGFQMLMEIKRNAGTKDIPFLFYSGNYIGEQDADLALSLGADAYLLKPMQPWQLWHEIHTKFRVKKSVDEGQYEEKVADENLRLYGKVVASKLDEKIRELEQEILQRREAEHKLQTLSHGLLEKFELERRHIARELHDDIGQALTAVKLSLQSLELSPDERESARMLQQSIVSVDHAIQRVRNLSLNLRPSLLDDLGLAAALGWLLDRTARPAGISSELVSDAHTDRLPAELETACFRIAQEALSNAVRYAQPKKITIRLRRSDDAVELSVQDNGLGFDLQPSFDRSVKGQSFGLLGMHERAVLAGGRLSIESEPGRGTTVSAYFPLPPV